Proteins found in one Chaetodon auriga isolate fChaAug3 chromosome 12, fChaAug3.hap1, whole genome shotgun sequence genomic segment:
- the LOC143329396 gene encoding D-serine dehydratase has translation MEGEALSTLCTPALVVDVHKVRRNAQRMIERCQKLGVQLRPHMKTHKTLECADIVTGGSRRCIVVSTLAEACFYADHGFDDILYAYSLPFDKVERCAALSERLDLFQVLLDHPQALEQLRQRPLRDGRLWHVWLKLDCGNGRAGVLHSEPEALRLAQAITETEGVELTGVYAHCGNTYNCRGVEQIQAVAQETTNFTLQFMEKLKAVGITCKSSIGSTPSCSHPVKDMAQLSEVHPGNYAFYDVQQSVIGSCSLEDVAVRVLTRVIGHCPHRNQLLIDCGWAGLSLDGAGKLPTGYAVIEGHPDLKLLSMTQEHGRVEPISGLLDYSKYPLGSLLTLIPHHSCATAMMHPVYHVHSEGRLLGKWTPTRGW, from the exons ATGGAGGGAGAGGCTCTCTCCACACTGTGTACCCCTGCTCTGGTGGTGGATGTGCACAAAGTGAGGAGAAATGCTCAGAGGATGATTGAACGCTGTCAGAAGCTGGGGGTCCAGCTGCGGCCTCACATGAAGACCCACAAAACCCT TGAGTGTGCTGACATTGTGACGGGCGGATCACGGAGATGCATCGTGGTTTCCACGCTGGCAGAGGCCTGTTTCTATGCCGACCATGGATTTGATGACATCCTATATGCGTACTCTCTTCCTTTTGATAAG gtgGAGCGCTGTGCAGCCCTGTCAGAGAGGCTGGATCTCTTCCAGGTGTTATTGGATCATCCTCAGGCTCTGgagcagctcagacagagacCACTGAGAGACGGTCGGCTGTGGCACGTGTGGCTGAAGCTCGACTGTGGCAACGGGAGAG CTGGTGTCCTGCATTCAGAGCCCGAGGCGCTCAGACTGGCTCAGGCCATCACTGAGACGGAGGGCGTGGAGCTGACAGGAGTGTACGCTCACTGTGGGAACACCTACAACTGCAGAGGAGTGGAACAAATACAGGCTGTCGCACAGGAAACCACCAACTTCACTCTGCAGTTCATGGAAAA ACTGAAGGCTGTTGGCATCACCTGTAAATCCAGCATTGGCTCCACCCCTTCCTGCAGTCACCCAGTCAAAGACATGGCGCAGCTCAGCGAGGTGCATCCGGGAAACTACGCCTTCTATG ACGTGCAGCAGTCTGTGATTGGCTCGTGCAGTCTGGAGGACGTTGCTGTGAGGGTTTTGACCAGAGTCATCGGACACTGTCCTCACAGGAACCAGCTCCTGATTGACTGTGGGTGGGCTGGGCTCAG TCTAGACGGAGCTGGAAAACTTCCCACTGGATATGCTGTGATTGAGGGACACCCGGACCTCAA GTTGTTGTCTATGACCCAGGAGCACGGTAGAGTGGAGCCCATCTCAGGACTTCTGGACTACAGCAAATACCCCCTGGGCTCTCTGCTCACACTGATCCCCCACCAT TCGTGTGCAACTGCAATGATGCATCCTGTGTACCATGTGCACTCTGAGGGCCGTCTGCTGGGCAAGTGGACACCAACACGCGGGTGGTGA
- the col6a2 gene encoding collagen alpha-2(VI) chain, whose amino-acid sequence MLGTEVIVLCLLFGALTHGQPECSKKNECPIDVYFTIDTSETIALQEPPPGALVESIKDFAKQFVQRLEDAEFRGAVRINWNIGGLHFSQEQRVFSRIGSKADFITGVSGIRYLGKGTYIDCALTNMTQEMLRSPSYPKALRFAVVITDGHVTGNPCGGIKVAAERARDEGIRMFVVAASKNVEETGLREIANSPATVYRQEFMAVDLSQGRAIIHTDTIDRIIKTMKHLAYVECYSVSCLETPGPPGPKGHRGQKGAKGDNGDPGLKGERGRPGDPGIEGPIGQPGIKGEPGLKGDKGEIGAQGKKGVAGIPGRNGTDGQKGKIGRIGAPGCKGDPGDRGPDGHPGDVGERGPPGTDGEKGDSGRPGRPGPSGPPGEPGPKGERGGSGSPGIPGLKGNPGTPGAPGPKGELGRRGDYGPKGSQGPNGIKGDKGEMGPEGSRGLPGESGNKGTKGDNGLPGPRGPPGSPGDAGRNGTRGDPGDAGPRGDPGQVGPKGDVGRPGFSYPGSRGPSGERGEKGNRGPRGSRGDCGQKGEPGTKGTPGNPGEPGPQGEPGLRGPRGELGRDGDPGPEGDPGLTECDVMNYIRETCGCCDCEKRCGALDIVFVIDSSESVGLTNFTLEKNFVINTINRLGSLAKDPQSDTGTRVGVVQYSHSGTFQAIRLDDPKIDSLSAFKDAVKRLEWIAGGTWTPSALKYAYDNLIRDSRRAKANVTVVVITDGRFDPRDDDSLLTYLCSDPSVDVSAIGIGDMFDQIEENESLKSIACQKDGRVLGMRRFADLVAEEFIDKIETVLCPDPIIVCPDLPCKSEPAVASCVQRPVDVVFLLDGSERMGLENHRRAKEFIENVARRLTLANGKTDERNARLALLQYGSSTEHRVEFPLTHDLTVISDSLAGVTYMDSSSALGSAIIHAVNNVVIPQGERLARRNAELAFVFITDGITASEQLDEGVTAMRRAEGVPTVIAIGTDTDEEVLRKVSLGDMSAIFRGDDYTMLNKPAFFERFVRWIC is encoded by the exons ATGCTGGGGACAGAGGTCATCgtgctctgtctcctctttggAGCCTTGACTCACGGCCAGCCAGAGTGCAGCA AGAAGAATGAGTGTCCCATAGATGTGTACTTCACCATAGACACATCTGAGACCATCGCCCTGCAGGAGCCACCCCCTGGAGCACTGGTGGAGAGCATCAAG GACTTTGCAAAGCAGTTCGTACAGCGTTTAGAAGATGCTGAATTCAGAGGTGCTGTGCGGATCAACTGGAACATCGGTGGACTGCACTTCTCACAAGAACAGAGGGTGTTCAGTCGCATCGGATCAAAGGCAGATTTCATCACG GGAGTCAGTGGGATCCGTTACTTGGGTAAGGGCACCTACATCGACTGCGCCCTCACCAACATGACCCAGGAAATGCTGCGCTCCCCCTCCTACCCCAAGGCCCTCCGATTTGCCGTGGTCATCACCGACGGCCACGTCACTGGAAACCCTTGTGGGGGCATCAaagtggcagcagagagggCTCGTGATGAGGGCATCCGGATGTTTGTCGTGGCAGCATCCAAGAACGTTGAAGAGACAGGACTGAGGGAGATCGCCAATTCTCCAGCGACAGTATACAGGCAGGAATTCATGGCTGTGGATCTGAGCCAGGGCAGAGCCATCATACACACGGACACCATTGACCGCATCATCAAGACAATG AAACATTTGGCCTATGTAGAG TGTTACAGTGTGTCCTGCCTGGAGACACCAGGGCCTCCCGGTCCCAAGggccacagaggacaaaaa GGAGCTAAAGGAGACAACGGCGATCCAGGTCtcaaaggagaaagaggacgCCCAGGAGACCCTGGTATTGAGGGTCCCATCGGTCAGCCCGGTATCAAA ggAGAACCAGGTCTTAAAGGCGACAAG GGAGAAATAGGAGCTCAGGGGAAAAAG GGTGTGGCTGGCATCCCAGGACGCAatgggacagatggacagaag GGTAAAATTGGACGGATCGGCGCTCCCGGCTGTAAAGGGGACCCAGGCGACAGA GGTCCTGATGGTCACCCTGGAGACGTCGGCGAACGCGGTCCCCCTGGAACTGACGGAGAGAAG GGTGATTCCGGTCGTCCTGGAAGACCTGGTCCTTCTGGCCCACCTGGAGAGCCTGGACCAAAG ggagagaggggaggttCTGGATCACCTGGAATCCCTGGACTGAAAGGAAACCCA GGAACCCCTGGAGCTCCAGGACCCAAAGGCGAGCTG gggagaagaggagactATGGGCCAAAGGGTAGTCAAGGGCCAAATGGAATTAAGGGAGACAAG GGTGAAATGGGGCCAGAGGGTTCGAGAGGACTTCCAGGTGAATCAGGAAACAAAGGaactaag GGAGACAACGGTCTGCCAGGCCCCAGGGGACCACCTGGCTCACCAGGAGACGCTGGGAGAAAT GGTACCAGAGGTGACCCTGGTGATGCTGGACCAAGAGGAGACCCTGGACAGGTTGGGCCAAAG GGAGACGTCGGAAGACCTGGCTTTAGCTATCCTGGGTCAAGAGGACCATcg ggtgagagaggagagaagggcaATCGTGGACCACgtggcagcagaggagactgCGGTCAAAAGGGTGAGCCTGGAACTAAAGGAACTCCGGGAAACCCA GGTGAGCCAGGACCACAGGGTGAACCTGGCCTTAGAGGACCAAGAGGAGAGCTTGGGCGTGAT GGAGATCCTGGACCTGAGGGAGATCCTGGCCTCACT GAATGTGATGTCATGAACTACATCAGGGAAAcgtgtggctgctgtg actGTGAGAAACGCTGTGGAGCCCTGGATATTGTGTTTGTGATCGACAGTTCAGAGTCAGTGGGTCTGACTAACTTCACCCTGGAGAAGAACTTTGTTATCAACACCATCAACAGACTGGGATCCCTTGCCAAAGACCCCCAGTCAGATACAG GCACGAGAGTTGGAGTTGTTCAGTACAGTCACAGTGGAACCTTCCAGGCCATCCGACTTGATGACCCCAAGATTGATTCACTGTCTGCTTTCAAG GATGCAGTGAAGCGACTGGAGTGGATCGCTGGAGGAACATGGACTCCATCTGCTCTGAAGTACGCCTACGACAACCTGATCAGGGACAGCCGCAGAGCCAAAGCCAACGTCACTGTAGTTGTCATCACTGACGGACGCTTCGACCCCAGAGATGACGACTCTCTGCTCACCTACCTGTGCAG TGATCCCAGTGTTGATGTGAGCGCCATCGGTATCGGAGACATGTTCGACCAGATTGAGGAGAATGAGAGTCTGAAGAGCATTGCTTGCCAGAAGGATGGCAGGGTGCTGGGCATGAGGCGCTTTGCAGATTTGGTGGCTGAGGAGTTCATCGACAAGATTGAAACTGTCCTCTGTCCAG ATCCTATCATCGTATGCCCTGATCTCCCATGTAAATCAG AGCCTGCTGTGGCTAGCTGTGTTCAGCGGCCAGTGGATGTGGTGTTCCTGCTGGATGGTTCTGAGAGGATGGGACTGGAGAACCACCGCAGGGCCAAAGAGTTCATTGAGAATGTGGCTCGCCGCCTCACCCTGGCCAATGGAAAGACAGACGAGAGGAATGCCCGCCTGGCTCTGCTGCAGTACGGCAGCTCTACAGAACACAGGGTGGAGTTCCCTCTGACACACGACCTCACAGTGATCTCTGATTCACTGGCAGGAGTGACCTACATGGACTCCTCTTCTGCTCTGGGCAGCGCTATCATCCATGCTGTCAACAATGTGGTGATTCCACAG GGAGAACGCTTGGCTCGTCGTAACGCTGAGCTGGCCTTCGTGTTCATCACCGATGGCATCACAGCCAGCGAGCAGCTGGACGAGGGCGTGACCGCCATGAGGCGAGCAGAAGGTGTTCCCACGGTGATCGCCATAGGAACAGACACAGATGAAGAGGTGCTGCGGAAGGTGTCGCTAGGGGACATGTCGGCCATCTTTAGAGGAGATGATTACACCATGCTGAACAAGCCCGCATTCTTTGAGCGCTTTGTCCGCTGGATATGCTAG